The window GAAGAGAAAGGCGTCGACCGGATCGGGATGAAGCAGGAGAAGGgtcagggcggcggcggcgggaagAAGCTGGGGCGGTGGCTGGGCGCGCCGGTGCGGGCGCTGTCGCGGGCGTGCGACTCGTACGTGCGCAAGATGTCGGCGTGCGCGGGCGCCATGCCCACGCAGTACGCGGGCGCCGTGGGCCGCGGCGGGGCCGGGGCCATGCGCATGCAGGCGGCCACCTTCAGCTCGCGCTCCACGCGCCGCGGGGACGACGACGTCGGCGAGCTGGTCCGCGCCATGTCCCAGCGCCAGCAGGGCAGCGGCGCCTCCCCCGCGGCCGCGGCCGTGCCGCCCAGGAGCCGGAGCGTGGGGGTGGGGCGGATCGACGAGGACGCGCCGTGCGACTTCGGCGCCGACGCCGGGCGCGTCGGCCTGCCGCCCCCGGCCGTGCGCAGGAGCCGCAGCGCCGCCGTCGGGAGCGGCCTCCCGCCGcgcgtcggtggcggcggcgggttcGGCGCCGCCACGATCAAGAAGGCTGCCCCCGCCGGCGTCGTCGTGCACGGCGGCTAGCCGAGACCGGCCGGCTGGCCGGCCGGCGCGTGCGATGG is drawn from Aegilops tauschii subsp. strangulata cultivar AL8/78 chromosome 1, Aet v6.0, whole genome shotgun sequence and contains these coding sequences:
- the LOC109750797 gene encoding uncharacterized protein, coding for MKQEKGQGGGGGKKLGRWLGAPVRALSRACDSYVRKMSACAGAMPTQYAGAVGRGGAGAMRMQAATFSSRSTRRGDDDVGELVRAMSQRQQGSGASPAAAAVPPRSRSVGVGRIDEDAPCDFGADAGRVGLPPPAVRRSRSAAVGSGLPPRVGGGGGFGAATIKKAAPAGVVVHGG